Proteins co-encoded in one Prunus persica cultivar Lovell chromosome G6, Prunus_persica_NCBIv2, whole genome shotgun sequence genomic window:
- the LOC18775483 gene encoding disease resistance protein RPM1 isoform X1: MTSAATDLFIGKFVAILESEAASIAGVRDQVDEIKQELVFMKSFLEDADGGEQAHTQVEKAWVASVRDLANDVENTIDEFMYRVYEQRNGGRFSRWFHKTIHFPKHLWYKRRIANKLQKIAVAIRAIPERNQRYHGAAAVEVKSTSEDTRRWVRNQAESSLYQKEDELVGIEGDKNMLLGWLMDEAKHQIVVSVVGMGGSGKTTLVARIFKDDIVKRDFECYAWITVSQSYVIEDLLRRLIKEFHKGKREEVPADINAMSYNELLEILVNYLETKRYLIVLDDVWDVHLWDKIRFSFPDKQLGSRVMLTTRREDIASSSFGVESHVHKIQPLERGDAWELFSMKAFSSYQNKSCSPELLPLARELVEKCEGLPLAIVALSGLMSSKKSLKEWSTVYNSLNWHLTNNSLLEPMKMRILLFSFNDLPYRLKQCFLSCSLFPEDHVIVNNRLITLWIAEGFVEHVEGLTPEEVANSYLMELIFRNMLQQRFLGSLPACKMHDLLREIALSIAKEEKFCVVHDGGEIVEETGALRLSIQTTNGEIRSCTGISRFRSFLVFATSVSSFSFPNKLPFDLKLLKVLDLEDVPIDNLPDNLTSLFNLKYLNLSGTPITELPESIGQLRNLQTLNINLTKIEALPRGISKLLNLRHLLVSRSIYGKAIGVRIPSSISKMKKLQTLAYIESEGNIIRLIGSMTQLTFLGITNVKERDEEDLCASIQEMKVLSRLFLSVADGEEFLRVDALSSRTPYLDRLELVGKLEKVPHWFCSLHSLASLNLSGSRLEEDLLPHIEALPSLRSLWLRNASVRKELCFNRGFVKLRHLWVSDLALLNKITIEKGAMPNLEFIRIHDCLTLETLPQGIEDLTNLQVFRFDNVSEKFRESIKEGGVDHPRMLLVDERCKKYANKSWD; this comes from the exons ATGACGTCTGCTGCAACAGACCTCTTCATTGGAAAATTTGTAGCCATTCTAGAGAGTGAAGCAGCCTCCATAGCGGGTGTTCGTGATCAAGTTGATGAGATTAAGCAGGAGCTGGTATTCATGAAATCCTTCTTAGAGGATGCTGACGGTGGAGAGCAGGCACACACACAAGTAGAGAAAGCGTGGGTCGCAAGCGTTCGAGACTTGGCCAATGATGTTGAAAACACCATTGATGAGTTCATGTATCGCGTGTATGAGCAACGAAATGGTGGTCGATTTTCCAGGTGGTTCCACAAAACCATTCACTTTCCAAAGCATCTTTGGTATAAGCGTCGAATAGCCAACAAGTTACAGAAAATCGCGGTGGCGATTAGAGCTATTCCAGAGAGAAATCAGAGATATCATGGTGCTGCAGCTGTAGAAGTAAAAAGTACTTCTGAGGATACTCGAAGATGGGTACGGAACCAAGCGGAGTCTTCTCTTTATCAGAAGGAGGATGAACTTGTCGGGATTGAAGGCGATAAGAACATGTTACTGGGATGGCTGATGGATGAAGCGAAGCACCAAATTGTTGTGTCCGTGGTCGGGATGGGAGGATCAGGGAAGACAACTCTAGTTGCAAGAATCTTCAAAGATGACATTGTAAAGAGAGATTTCGAATGCTATGCATGGATTACTGTTTCCCAGTCTTATGTGATTGAAGACTTACTTAGAAGATTGATAAAAGAATTCCACAAAGGAAAGAGGGAAGAGGTCCCTGCAGACATAAATGCCATGAGTTATAACGAATTGCTGGAGATTTTGGTGAACTACTTGGAGACTAAAAGGTACCTAATTGTATTGGATGACGTGTGGGATGTCCACCTTTGGGACAAAATAAGGTTTTCATTTCCAGATAAACAACTTGGAAGTCGAGTCATGCTTACAACTCGAAGAGAAGACATAGCATCCTCTTCTTTTGGAGTTGAAAGCCATGTTCACAAGATTCAACCGTTGGAAAGGGGTGATGCGTGGGAGCTTTTCAGCATGAAAGCATTCTCGAGTTATCAGAACAAATCTTGTTCACCTGAACTTTTGCCTTTAGCTCGGGAACTTGTGGAAAAGTGTGAAGGTCTACCACTCGCGATCGTAGCCTTAAGTGGTCTCATGTCTTCTAAGAAGTCACTTAAAGAGTGGAGCACAGTCTACAACAGCTTAAATTGGCATCTAACAAACAATTCTTTGTTAGAACCTATGAAGATGCGCATCTTGTTGTTTAGTTTTAATGATTTGCCATACCGATTGAAGCAATGCTTTCTCTCTTGTTCACTTTTCCCTGAAGATCATGTGATCGTAAATAATAGGCTCATCACATTGTGGATCGCTGAAGGATTTGTTGAACATGTCGAAGGGCTCACGCCAGAAGAAGTTGCAAATAGCTATCTTATGGAACTCATTTTTCGTAACATGCTACAGCAAAGGTTTCTAGGATCCCTCCCAGCATGTAAGATGCATGATCTTTTGAGGGAGATTGCTCTGTCTatagcaaaagaagaaaagttttgCGTTGTACATGATGGGGGTGAAATAGTAGAAGAAACTGGGGCACTCCGTTTGTCAATTCAAACAACTAATGGAGAAATTAGATCATGCACAGGTATATCACGGTTTCGTTCGTTTCTTGTCTTTGCCACTAGCGTATCCTCATTCTCTTTCCCAAATAAATTACCTTTTGACCTTAAATTGTTGAAGGTTCTGGATTTGGAGGATGTCCCAATTGATAATCTACCAGACAATCTAACGTCcttattcaatttaaaatatttaaatttgagtGGAACTCCAATTACTGAGCTTCCAGAATCCATTGGACAGCTCCGCAACCTTCAGACCTTGAACATCAATCTGACAAAAATAGAGGCACTTCCAAGAGGGATTTCCAAGTTGCTAAACTTACGCCATTTACTTGTGAGCAGGTCCATTTATGGAAAGGCAATTGGGGTAAGAATACCATCAAGTATTAGTAAgatgaagaaattgcaaaCTTTGGCATATATTGAATCAGAAGGAAATATTATTAGACTTATTGGAAGTATGACCCAACTTACGTTCCTTGGCATTACAAATGTGAAAGAAAGAGACGAGGAGGACCTTTGTGCCTCAATTCAAGAGATGAAGGTCCTTTCCCGCTTGTTTTTATCTGTAGCTGATGGAGAGGAATTTCTTCGAGTTGACGCATTGTCTTCACGGACTCCCTACCTTGATAGACTTGAATTGGTCGGCAAACTGGAAAAGGTACCACATTGGTTTTGTTCACTCCACTCTCTCGCATCTTTGAATCTGTCTGGGTCCAGACTTGAAGAAGATTTACTACCTCATATTGAAGCATTGCCCTCTCTACGTTCTCTTTGGCTTCGTAATGCCTCTGTTAGGAAGGAGTTATGTTTCAACAGAGGCTTTGTGAAGCTTCGGCATTTGTGGGTTTCGGATCTCGCATTATTAAATAAGATAACTATAGAAAAAGGGGCGATGCCAAATCTCGAGTTCATAAGAATTCATGATTGCTTGACATTAGAAACATTGCCACAAGGTATTGAGGACCTTACTAATCTACAAGTATTCAGATTTGATAATGTTTCAGAGAAGTTTAGAGAGTCCATAAAAGAAGGAGGTGTGGATCATCCAAGGATGCTACTCGTCGATGAGAGATGTAAGAAATATGC aaacaagtcctGGGATTGA
- the LOC18775483 gene encoding disease resistance protein RPM1 isoform X2 produces MASVTADLFIGKFVAILESEAASIAGVDDQVDEIKLELEFMKAFLAVADGGNKAHTQVEEVWITSVRDLANDVENTIDEFMYRVYEQRNGGRFSRWFHKTIHFPKHLWYKRRIANKLQKIAVAIRAIPERNQRYHGAAAVEVKSTSEDTRRWVRNQAESSLYQKEDELVGIEGDKNMLLGWLMDEAKHQIVVSVVGMGGSGKTTLVARIFKDDIVKRDFECYAWITVSQSYVIEDLLRRLIKEFHKGKREEVPADINAMSYNELLEILVNYLETKRYLIVLDDVWDVHLWDKIRFSFPDKQLGSRVMLTTRREDIASSSFGVESHVHKIQPLERGDAWELFSMKAFSSYQNKSCSPELLPLARELVEKCEGLPLAIVALSGLMSSKKSLKEWSTVYNSLNWHLTNNSLLEPMKMRILLFSFNDLPYRLKQCFLSCSLFPEDHVIVNNRLITLWIAEGFVEHVEGLTPEEVANSYLMELIFRNMLQQRFLGSLPACKMHDLLREIALSIAKEEKFCVVHDGGEIVEETGALRLSIQTTNGEIRSCTGISRFRSFLVFATSVSSFSFPNKLPFDLKLLKVLDLEDVPIDNLPDNLTSLFNLKYLNLSGTPITELPESIGQLRNLQTLNINLTKIEALPRGISKLLNLRHLLVSRSIYGKAIGVRIPSSISKMKKLQTLAYIESEGNIIRLIGSMTQLTFLGITNVKERDEEDLCASIQEMKVLSRLFLSVADGEEFLRVDALSSRTPYLDRLELVGKLEKVPHWFCSLHSLASLNLSGSRLEEDLLPHIEALPSLRSLWLRNASVRKELCFNRGFVKLRHLWVSDLALLNKITIEKGAMPNLEFIRIHDCLTLETLPQGIEDLTNLQVFRFDNVSEKFRESIKEGGVDHPRMLLVDERCKKYANKSWD; encoded by the exons ATGGCGTCAGTTACAGCAGACCTCTTCATTGGCAAATTTGTAGCAATTCTCGAGAGTGAAGCAGCCTCCATAGCCGGTGTTGATGATCAAGTTGATGAGATTAAGCTGGAGCTGGAATTCATGAAAGCCTTCTTAGCGGTTGCTGACGGGGGCAACAAAGCACACACACAAGTAGAGGAAGTGTGGATCA CAAGCGTTCGAGACTTGGCCAATGATGTTGAAAACACCATTGATGAGTTCATGTATCGCGTGTATGAGCAACGAAATGGTGGTCGATTTTCCAGGTGGTTCCACAAAACCATTCACTTTCCAAAGCATCTTTGGTATAAGCGTCGAATAGCCAACAAGTTACAGAAAATCGCGGTGGCGATTAGAGCTATTCCAGAGAGAAATCAGAGATATCATGGTGCTGCAGCTGTAGAAGTAAAAAGTACTTCTGAGGATACTCGAAGATGGGTACGGAACCAAGCGGAGTCTTCTCTTTATCAGAAGGAGGATGAACTTGTCGGGATTGAAGGCGATAAGAACATGTTACTGGGATGGCTGATGGATGAAGCGAAGCACCAAATTGTTGTGTCCGTGGTCGGGATGGGAGGATCAGGGAAGACAACTCTAGTTGCAAGAATCTTCAAAGATGACATTGTAAAGAGAGATTTCGAATGCTATGCATGGATTACTGTTTCCCAGTCTTATGTGATTGAAGACTTACTTAGAAGATTGATAAAAGAATTCCACAAAGGAAAGAGGGAAGAGGTCCCTGCAGACATAAATGCCATGAGTTATAACGAATTGCTGGAGATTTTGGTGAACTACTTGGAGACTAAAAGGTACCTAATTGTATTGGATGACGTGTGGGATGTCCACCTTTGGGACAAAATAAGGTTTTCATTTCCAGATAAACAACTTGGAAGTCGAGTCATGCTTACAACTCGAAGAGAAGACATAGCATCCTCTTCTTTTGGAGTTGAAAGCCATGTTCACAAGATTCAACCGTTGGAAAGGGGTGATGCGTGGGAGCTTTTCAGCATGAAAGCATTCTCGAGTTATCAGAACAAATCTTGTTCACCTGAACTTTTGCCTTTAGCTCGGGAACTTGTGGAAAAGTGTGAAGGTCTACCACTCGCGATCGTAGCCTTAAGTGGTCTCATGTCTTCTAAGAAGTCACTTAAAGAGTGGAGCACAGTCTACAACAGCTTAAATTGGCATCTAACAAACAATTCTTTGTTAGAACCTATGAAGATGCGCATCTTGTTGTTTAGTTTTAATGATTTGCCATACCGATTGAAGCAATGCTTTCTCTCTTGTTCACTTTTCCCTGAAGATCATGTGATCGTAAATAATAGGCTCATCACATTGTGGATCGCTGAAGGATTTGTTGAACATGTCGAAGGGCTCACGCCAGAAGAAGTTGCAAATAGCTATCTTATGGAACTCATTTTTCGTAACATGCTACAGCAAAGGTTTCTAGGATCCCTCCCAGCATGTAAGATGCATGATCTTTTGAGGGAGATTGCTCTGTCTatagcaaaagaagaaaagttttgCGTTGTACATGATGGGGGTGAAATAGTAGAAGAAACTGGGGCACTCCGTTTGTCAATTCAAACAACTAATGGAGAAATTAGATCATGCACAGGTATATCACGGTTTCGTTCGTTTCTTGTCTTTGCCACTAGCGTATCCTCATTCTCTTTCCCAAATAAATTACCTTTTGACCTTAAATTGTTGAAGGTTCTGGATTTGGAGGATGTCCCAATTGATAATCTACCAGACAATCTAACGTCcttattcaatttaaaatatttaaatttgagtGGAACTCCAATTACTGAGCTTCCAGAATCCATTGGACAGCTCCGCAACCTTCAGACCTTGAACATCAATCTGACAAAAATAGAGGCACTTCCAAGAGGGATTTCCAAGTTGCTAAACTTACGCCATTTACTTGTGAGCAGGTCCATTTATGGAAAGGCAATTGGGGTAAGAATACCATCAAGTATTAGTAAgatgaagaaattgcaaaCTTTGGCATATATTGAATCAGAAGGAAATATTATTAGACTTATTGGAAGTATGACCCAACTTACGTTCCTTGGCATTACAAATGTGAAAGAAAGAGACGAGGAGGACCTTTGTGCCTCAATTCAAGAGATGAAGGTCCTTTCCCGCTTGTTTTTATCTGTAGCTGATGGAGAGGAATTTCTTCGAGTTGACGCATTGTCTTCACGGACTCCCTACCTTGATAGACTTGAATTGGTCGGCAAACTGGAAAAGGTACCACATTGGTTTTGTTCACTCCACTCTCTCGCATCTTTGAATCTGTCTGGGTCCAGACTTGAAGAAGATTTACTACCTCATATTGAAGCATTGCCCTCTCTACGTTCTCTTTGGCTTCGTAATGCCTCTGTTAGGAAGGAGTTATGTTTCAACAGAGGCTTTGTGAAGCTTCGGCATTTGTGGGTTTCGGATCTCGCATTATTAAATAAGATAACTATAGAAAAAGGGGCGATGCCAAATCTCGAGTTCATAAGAATTCATGATTGCTTGACATTAGAAACATTGCCACAAGGTATTGAGGACCTTACTAATCTACAAGTATTCAGATTTGATAATGTTTCAGAGAAGTTTAGAGAGTCCATAAAAGAAGGAGGTGTGGATCATCCAAGGATGCTACTCGTCGATGAGAGATGTAAGAAATATGC aaacaagtcctGGGATTGA
- the LOC18775483 gene encoding disease resistance protein RPM1 isoform X3, which yields MTSAATDLFIGKFVAILESEAASIAGVRDQVDEIKQELVFMKSFLEDADGGEQAHTQVEKAWVASVRDLANDVENTIDEFMYRVYEQRNGGRFSRWFHKTIHFPKHLWYKRRIANKLQKIAVAIRAIPERNQRYHGAAAVEVKSTSEDTRRWVRNQAESSLYQKEDELVGIEGDKNMLLGWLMDEAKHQIVVSVVGMGGSGKTTLVARIFKDDIVKRDFECYAWITVSQSYVIEDLLRRLIKEFHKGKREEVPADINAMSYNELLEILVNYLETKRYLIVLDDVWDVHLWDKIRFSFPDKQLGSRVMLTTRREDIASSSFGVESHVHKIQPLERGDAWELFSMKAFSSYQNKSCSPELLPLARELVEKCEGLPLAIVALSGLMSSKKSLKEWSTVYNSLNWHLTNNSLLEPMKMRILLFSFNDLPYRLKQCFLSCSLFPEDHVIVNNRLITLWIAEGFVEHVEGLTPEEVANSYLMELIFRNMLQQRFLGSLPACKMHDLLREIALSIAKEEKFCVVHDGGEIVEETGALRLSIQTTNGEIRSCTGISRFRSFLVFATSVSSFSFPNKLPFDLKLLKVLDLEDVPIDNLPDNLTSLFNLKYLNLSGTPITELPESIGQLRNLQTLNINLTKIEALPRGISKLLNLRHLLVSRSIYGKAIGVRIPSSISKMKKLQTLAYIESEGNIIRLIGSMTQLTFLGITNVKERDEEDLCASIQEMKVLSRLFLSVADGEEFLRVDALSSRTPYLDRLELVGKLEKVPHWFCSLHSLASLNLSGSRLEEDLLPHIEALPSLRSLWLRNASVRKELCFNRGFVKLRHLWVSDLALLNKITIEKGAMPNLEFIRIHDCLTLETLPQGIEDLTNLQVFRFDNVSEKFRESIKEGGVDHPRMLLVDERCKK from the exons ATGACGTCTGCTGCAACAGACCTCTTCATTGGAAAATTTGTAGCCATTCTAGAGAGTGAAGCAGCCTCCATAGCGGGTGTTCGTGATCAAGTTGATGAGATTAAGCAGGAGCTGGTATTCATGAAATCCTTCTTAGAGGATGCTGACGGTGGAGAGCAGGCACACACACAAGTAGAGAAAGCGTGGGTCGCAAGCGTTCGAGACTTGGCCAATGATGTTGAAAACACCATTGATGAGTTCATGTATCGCGTGTATGAGCAACGAAATGGTGGTCGATTTTCCAGGTGGTTCCACAAAACCATTCACTTTCCAAAGCATCTTTGGTATAAGCGTCGAATAGCCAACAAGTTACAGAAAATCGCGGTGGCGATTAGAGCTATTCCAGAGAGAAATCAGAGATATCATGGTGCTGCAGCTGTAGAAGTAAAAAGTACTTCTGAGGATACTCGAAGATGGGTACGGAACCAAGCGGAGTCTTCTCTTTATCAGAAGGAGGATGAACTTGTCGGGATTGAAGGCGATAAGAACATGTTACTGGGATGGCTGATGGATGAAGCGAAGCACCAAATTGTTGTGTCCGTGGTCGGGATGGGAGGATCAGGGAAGACAACTCTAGTTGCAAGAATCTTCAAAGATGACATTGTAAAGAGAGATTTCGAATGCTATGCATGGATTACTGTTTCCCAGTCTTATGTGATTGAAGACTTACTTAGAAGATTGATAAAAGAATTCCACAAAGGAAAGAGGGAAGAGGTCCCTGCAGACATAAATGCCATGAGTTATAACGAATTGCTGGAGATTTTGGTGAACTACTTGGAGACTAAAAGGTACCTAATTGTATTGGATGACGTGTGGGATGTCCACCTTTGGGACAAAATAAGGTTTTCATTTCCAGATAAACAACTTGGAAGTCGAGTCATGCTTACAACTCGAAGAGAAGACATAGCATCCTCTTCTTTTGGAGTTGAAAGCCATGTTCACAAGATTCAACCGTTGGAAAGGGGTGATGCGTGGGAGCTTTTCAGCATGAAAGCATTCTCGAGTTATCAGAACAAATCTTGTTCACCTGAACTTTTGCCTTTAGCTCGGGAACTTGTGGAAAAGTGTGAAGGTCTACCACTCGCGATCGTAGCCTTAAGTGGTCTCATGTCTTCTAAGAAGTCACTTAAAGAGTGGAGCACAGTCTACAACAGCTTAAATTGGCATCTAACAAACAATTCTTTGTTAGAACCTATGAAGATGCGCATCTTGTTGTTTAGTTTTAATGATTTGCCATACCGATTGAAGCAATGCTTTCTCTCTTGTTCACTTTTCCCTGAAGATCATGTGATCGTAAATAATAGGCTCATCACATTGTGGATCGCTGAAGGATTTGTTGAACATGTCGAAGGGCTCACGCCAGAAGAAGTTGCAAATAGCTATCTTATGGAACTCATTTTTCGTAACATGCTACAGCAAAGGTTTCTAGGATCCCTCCCAGCATGTAAGATGCATGATCTTTTGAGGGAGATTGCTCTGTCTatagcaaaagaagaaaagttttgCGTTGTACATGATGGGGGTGAAATAGTAGAAGAAACTGGGGCACTCCGTTTGTCAATTCAAACAACTAATGGAGAAATTAGATCATGCACAGGTATATCACGGTTTCGTTCGTTTCTTGTCTTTGCCACTAGCGTATCCTCATTCTCTTTCCCAAATAAATTACCTTTTGACCTTAAATTGTTGAAGGTTCTGGATTTGGAGGATGTCCCAATTGATAATCTACCAGACAATCTAACGTCcttattcaatttaaaatatttaaatttgagtGGAACTCCAATTACTGAGCTTCCAGAATCCATTGGACAGCTCCGCAACCTTCAGACCTTGAACATCAATCTGACAAAAATAGAGGCACTTCCAAGAGGGATTTCCAAGTTGCTAAACTTACGCCATTTACTTGTGAGCAGGTCCATTTATGGAAAGGCAATTGGGGTAAGAATACCATCAAGTATTAGTAAgatgaagaaattgcaaaCTTTGGCATATATTGAATCAGAAGGAAATATTATTAGACTTATTGGAAGTATGACCCAACTTACGTTCCTTGGCATTACAAATGTGAAAGAAAGAGACGAGGAGGACCTTTGTGCCTCAATTCAAGAGATGAAGGTCCTTTCCCGCTTGTTTTTATCTGTAGCTGATGGAGAGGAATTTCTTCGAGTTGACGCATTGTCTTCACGGACTCCCTACCTTGATAGACTTGAATTGGTCGGCAAACTGGAAAAGGTACCACATTGGTTTTGTTCACTCCACTCTCTCGCATCTTTGAATCTGTCTGGGTCCAGACTTGAAGAAGATTTACTACCTCATATTGAAGCATTGCCCTCTCTACGTTCTCTTTGGCTTCGTAATGCCTCTGTTAGGAAGGAGTTATGTTTCAACAGAGGCTTTGTGAAGCTTCGGCATTTGTGGGTTTCGGATCTCGCATTATTAAATAAGATAACTATAGAAAAAGGGGCGATGCCAAATCTCGAGTTCATAAGAATTCATGATTGCTTGACATTAGAAACATTGCCACAAGGTATTGAGGACCTTACTAATCTACAAGTATTCAGATTTGATAATGTTTCAGAGAAGTTTAGAGAGTCCATAAAAGAAGGAGGTGTGGATCATCCAAGGATGCTACTCGTCGATGAGAGATGTAAGAAAT aa